Proteins encoded by one window of Microcebus murinus isolate Inina chromosome 2, M.murinus_Inina_mat1.0, whole genome shotgun sequence:
- the ISG20L2 gene encoding interferon-stimulated 20 kDa exonuclease-like 2, translated as MSTLLLNLDFGEPPPKKALEGNAKHRNFVKRRRLLERRGFLSKKNQPPSKAPKLHSEPPKKGETPRGDGTWKIPPFPKKKKTAASTSGSEQAMDKKAAVSWLTPAPSKKADSVIAKVDLLGEFQSALPKIKSHPTRSQKKAPQKKSSQKNSPQENVPQNSTQVHSENKCSGASQKPPGKMVAIDCEMVGTGPKGHISSLARCSIVNYNGDVLYDEYILPPCHIVDYRTRWSGIRKQHMVNATPFKIARGQILKILTGKIVVGHAVHNDFKALQYFHPKSLTRDTSHIPPLNRKADCPENATMSLKHLTKKLLNRDIQVGKSGHSSVEDAQATMELYKLVEVEWEQHLAQNPPKD; from the exons ATGTCTACATTACTCCTCAATCTGGACTTTGGGGAACCTCCTCCCAAAAAGGCATTAGAAGGAAATGCCAAGCACCGAAATTTTGTCAAGAGGCGGCGGCTCTTGGAACGGAGAGGCTTTCTGAGTAAAAAGAACCAGCCCCCTAGCAAAGCACCCAAGTTGCACTCAGAACCTCCAAAGAAAGGGGAAACTCCTAGGGGGGATGGCACTTGGAAGATCCCTCCCTTTCCCAAAAAGAAGAAGACAGCTGCCTCCACCAGTGGGTCAGAACAGGCCATGGACAAGAAAGCTGCAGTGTCTTGGCTGACCCCTGCCCCTTCAAAGAAGGCTGATTCTGTTATAGCTAAAGTAGATTTGCTGGGGGAGTTCCAGAGTGCCCTTCCAAAGATTAAGAGCCACCCAACCCGCTCCCAGAAGAAGGCCCCTCAGAAGAAATCCTCTCAGAAGAATTCTCCTCAGGAGAATGTTCCACAGAACTCCACACAAGTTCACTCAGAGAATAAATGCTCTGGAGCATCCCAGAAGCCGCCAGGGAAGATGGTGGCAATTGACTGTGAGATGGTGGGCACAGGACCCAAGGGGCATATTAGTTCCTTGGCTCGATGTAGCATTGTCAACTACAACGGAGATGTGCTTTATGATGAGTACATCCTTCCACCCTGCCACATTGTGGACTACCGGACCAGATGGAGTGGTATCCGGAAACAGCACATGGTGAATGCCACACCCTTCaagattgctcgaggccag ATCTTGAAGATACTCACAGGGAAGATAGTTGTGGGGCATGCCGTCCATAACGACTTCAAAGCCCTTCAATACTTTCACCCCAAGTCCCTTACCCGTGACACCTCCCATATCCCCCCACTCAACCGGAAGGCTGACTGCCCGGAGAATGCCACCATGTCTCTGAAGCATCTCACCAAGAAGCTGCTGAACCGGGACATCCAG GTTGGGAAAAGCGGACATTCCTCTGTGGAAGATGCCCAGGCCACCATGGAGCTGTACAAATTGGTTGAAGTCGAGTGGGAACAGCACCTGGCCCAGAATCCCCCAAAAGACTAG
- the METTL25B gene encoding methyltransferase-like protein 25B isoform X1 has translation MPGISARGLSHEERRQLAVNLTRVLALYRSILDAYIIEFFTDNLWDTLPNSWQEALDGLNPPQLATLLLGKPGEGEVVRYRSVWPLTLLALKSTAYALAFTRTPGFHTPSEFLENPSQSSRLTAPFRKHVRPKKQHEIRRLGELVKKLSNLIGCTQVVDVGSGQGHLSRFMSLGLGLMVKSIEGDQRLVERAKRLDQELLQALKKEERRNPQMVQTGPRHSPHHVVRWVDPTALCEELLLPLENPRGGGARLLLTGLHACGDLSVALLRHFSCCPEVVALASVGCCYMKLSDPGGYPLSQWVAGLPGHELSYRLREGACHALEEYAERLQKAGPGLRTHCYRAALETVIRRAQPELRRPGVQGIPRVHELKIEEYVQRGLQRVGLDPQLPLNLAALQAHQAQENRVVAFFSLALLLAPLVETLILLDRLLYLQEQGFHAELLPIFSPELSPRNLVLVATKMPLGQAFSALETEDS, from the exons ATGCCGGGCATCTCCGCCCGGGGTCTTTCTCACGAGGAGAGGAGGCAGCTAGCTGTTAACCTCACCCGTGTGCTGGCGCTCTACCGTTCCATCCTGGACGCCTACATCATC GAATTTTTCACAGACAACCTATGGGACACACTCCCTAACTCATGGCAGGAAGCGTTGGATGGACTGAACCCACCACAGCTGGCTACACTGCTGCTGGGGAagcctggggaaggggaggtggtAAG GTACAGGTCAGTGTGGCCACTCACCCTGCTGGCCCTGAAGTCCACGGCCTATGCCCTGGCCTTTACCCGGACGCCTGGCTTTCATACCCCCTCGGAGTTCCTGGAGAACCCCAGCCAGAGCTCCCGACTAACAGCTCCTTTCCGGAAACATGTCAGGCCCAAGAAGCAGCATGAGATCcggaggctgggagag TTGGTGAAGAAGCTGAGTAACCTCATAGGCTGTACCCAGGTTGTGGACGTGGGCTCAGGCCAG GGTCATCTCTCCCGCTTCAtgtctctggggctggggctgatgGTGAAGAGCATTGAGGGGGATCAGAGACTGGTGGAGAGAGCCAAGCGTCTGGACCAGGAGCTCCTGCAGGCtctgaagaaggaagagaggaggaaccCACAG ATGGTGCAAACTGGCCCTCGGCACTCCCCACACCATGTGGTTAGGTGGGTAGACCCCACGGCCCTGTGTGAGGAGCTTCTGCTTCCACTGGAGAACCCACGTGGGGGCGGCGCCCGCTTGCTGCTAACAGGCCTCCACGCCTGTGGGGATCTGAGCGTTGCCTTGCTGAGGCACTTCTCCTGCTGCCCTGAGGTGGTGGCCCTGGCCTCAGTGGGCTGCTGCTACATGAAGCTGAGTGACCCTGGCGGCTACCCACTGAGTCAGTGGGTGGCTGGGCTGCCTGGCCATGAACTATCCTACAGGCTTCGAGAGGGGGCCTGCCATGCCCTGGAGGAGTACGCTGAGCGGCTACAGAAGGCTGGCCCTGGCCTCCGAACTCACTGCTACCGTGCAGCACTGGAGACAGTCATCCGACGTGCCCAGCCTGAGCTCCGTCGGCCCGGCGTGCAGGGGATCCCTCGGGTCCACGAGCTCAAGATTGAAGA ATACGTGCAGCGGGGGCTACAGCGTGTGGGGCTAGACCCCCAGCTACCACTGAATCTGGCTGCTCTCCAGGCCCACCAGGCCCAGGAGAACCGTGTGGTGGCCTTCTTCAGCCTGGCCCTACTGCTGGCCCCACTGGTGGAGACATTGATTCTATTGGACCGGCTGCTCTACCTTCAGGAGCAAG